AAAAATTCGCCCGCCGCCTGAATGGCCGCTACAACCTGCCCTTCTATACCCACGACGAACGCCTGACCACGTTCGAGGCCAAGGGCGAGCGCCGTGACCGTGGCGGGCAGAAAGGCAGTTACCGCGACAACCCGGTGGATGCCATCGCTGCCGCCTTGCTGTTGCAGGGCTGGCTGGATGAAAACACCGCTTTATTTGAATCCTGACTGACGCGGCTTGCCGCGTCCTCTTACGTTTGAGCCCGGTCCTTGCAGACAACCCCCGCCGCGCAAGGCCTTGAAGGAGCCACCATGAGCCTGCCCAATCCCGCCGACCTGATCAGCCAGATGGCGATCCGCCTCAAGGCGCACCTGGAACACCGCGCCATCGGCGAACCGCGCTTTATCGGCATTCGCACCGGTGGTGTATGGGTAGCCCAGGCGCTGCTGGAAGAACTGGGCAGCGACTCGCCCCTGGGCACCCTGGACGTGTCCTTCTACCGCGACGACTTCAGCCAGAACGGCCTGCACCCCCAAGTGCGCCCCTCGGCCCTGCCCTTCGAGATCGAAGGCCAGCACCTGGTGCTGATCGATGACGTACTGATGAGCGGCCGCACCATCCGCGCCGCGCTGAACGAACTGTTCGACTACGGTCGCCCGGCCAGCGTGACCCTGGTCTGCCTGCTGGACCTGGACGCCGGCGAATTGCCGATCAGCCCGGACGTAGTCGGCGCCACACTGTCCCTTGAAGCCCACCAGCGGGTAAAATTGTCCGGTCCCACGCCGCTCGAACTCGAACTGCAAGACCTTGCCCTTTAAACCGCCTTGTAAAGAGTCCCCGCGATGACGCCTCTAGATGCCAAGCGCCCGCTGCAGCTCAATGCTCAGGGCCAGCTGCAACACTTCCTGTCCCTCGACGGCTTGCCCCGCGAACTGCTCACTGAAATCCTCGACACGGCCGACTCGTTCCTCGAAGTCGGCGGCCGGGCGGTGAAAAAAGTCCCGCTGTTGCGCGGCAAGACCATCTGCAACGTGTTCTTCGAGAACTCGACCCGCACCCGCACCACCTTTGAGCTGGCGGCCCAACGGCTGTCGGCTGACGTGATCACGCTGAACGTGTCCACCTCGTCGGCGAGCAAGGGCGAAACCCTGCTCGACACCCTGCGCAACCTGGAAGCCATGGCCGCCGACATGTTTGTGGTGCGCCACGGCGATTCCGGCGCCGCACACTTCATCGCCGAGCACGTGTGCCCGAACGTCGCAATCATCAACGGCGGCGACGGCCGCCACGCCCACCCGACGCAGGGCATGCTCGACATGCTGACCATCCGCCGGCACAAGGGCAGCTTTGAAAACCTCTCGGTGGCCATCGTCGGCGACATCCTGCACTCGCGGGTCGCGCGCTCGAACATGCTGGCCCTCAAAGCCCTGGGCTGCCCGGACATCCGCGTGATCGCGCCCAAGACCCTGCTGCCGATCGGCATCGAGCAATACGGCGTGAAGGTCTACACCGACATGACCGAAGGCCTGAAGGATGTGGACGTGGTGATCATGCTGCGCCTGCAACGCGAGCGCATGGCCGGTGGCCTGCTGCCGAGCGAAGGCGAGTTCTACCGCTTGTTCGGCTTGACGACTGCGCGCCTCGCCGGTGCCAAGCCGGATGCCAT
This genomic window from Pseudomonas sp. Bout1 contains:
- a CDS encoding aspartate carbamoyltransferase catalytic subunit is translated as MTPLDAKRPLQLNAQGQLQHFLSLDGLPRELLTEILDTADSFLEVGGRAVKKVPLLRGKTICNVFFENSTRTRTTFELAAQRLSADVITLNVSTSSASKGETLLDTLRNLEAMAADMFVVRHGDSGAAHFIAEHVCPNVAIINGGDGRHAHPTQGMLDMLTIRRHKGSFENLSVAIVGDILHSRVARSNMLALKALGCPDIRVIAPKTLLPIGIEQYGVKVYTDMTEGLKDVDVVIMLRLQRERMAGGLLPSEGEFYRLFGLTTARLAGAKPDAIVMHPGPINRGVEIESAVADGPQSVILNQVTYGIAVRMAVLSMAMSGQTAQRQFEQENAQ
- the pyrR gene encoding bifunctional pyr operon transcriptional regulator/uracil phosphoribosyltransferase PyrR; the encoded protein is MSLPNPADLISQMAIRLKAHLEHRAIGEPRFIGIRTGGVWVAQALLEELGSDSPLGTLDVSFYRDDFSQNGLHPQVRPSALPFEIEGQHLVLIDDVLMSGRTIRAALNELFDYGRPASVTLVCLLDLDAGELPISPDVVGATLSLEAHQRVKLSGPTPLELELQDLAL